A genomic segment from Actinomycetota bacterium encodes:
- a CDS encoding ABC transporter ATP-binding protein — MNLLELRDVDTFIGQYHILEGVSLDVPEGSIVALLGRNGAGKTTTLRTIMGLTPASSGSVRFAGEDITARPAYEIGTLGIGYVPEHRAIFSDLTVEENLRLAERRKGDLARKADLIFSLFPDLERLARHSGTKLSGGQQQMLAVARALVPDNRLLLIDEPSEGLAPVLVEQMVEAIRALSDHTTVLLVEQNFAVASYVAEHYVIVEEGTSVLSGAIADLVTDKETITRYLGVA; from the coding sequence ATGAACCTGCTCGAGCTCCGTGACGTCGACACGTTCATCGGCCAATACCACATCCTCGAAGGCGTCTCCCTGGACGTCCCCGAAGGGTCCATCGTCGCGCTGCTGGGACGCAACGGCGCCGGCAAGACCACCACGCTGCGCACGATCATGGGACTCACTCCGGCCTCGTCCGGTTCGGTGCGTTTCGCCGGCGAGGACATCACCGCGCGTCCCGCCTACGAGATCGGGACGCTCGGGATCGGCTACGTGCCCGAGCATCGGGCGATCTTCTCCGATCTGACCGTCGAGGAGAACCTGCGTCTCGCAGAACGTCGAAAAGGCGACCTGGCCCGCAAGGCCGACCTCATCTTCTCGCTGTTCCCCGACCTGGAGCGCCTCGCACGACACTCCGGCACGAAACTGTCGGGCGGGCAGCAGCAGATGCTCGCCGTCGCGAGGGCGCTGGTTCCCGACAACCGCCTCCTGCTCATCGACGAGCCGAGTGAAGGCCTCGCCCCCGTCCTCGTCGAACAGATGGTCGAGGCGATCCGGGCGCTCTCGGACCACACGACGGTGCTGCTCGTCGAACAGAACTTCGCGGTGGCGAGCTACGTCGCCGAGCACTACGTGATCGTCGAGGAGGGCACCAGCGTCCTTTCGGGCGCCATCGCCGACCTCGTCACCGACAAGGAAACGATCACCCGCTACCTGGGGGTCGCATGA